In a genomic window of Curtobacterium sp. MCBD17_035:
- the mutM gene encoding bifunctional DNA-formamidopyrimidine glycosylase/DNA-(apurinic or apyrimidinic site) lyase, whose translation MPELPEVEVVRAGLEPAVTGARVLHVQVVDERALTRHRGPAEDFVARLTGRTVQAAVRRGKFLWMPLDDVGAGPEALVAHLGMSGQILLGRDRPAARHRRVVLAVQPAGRTADGLVEPPVELEFVDQRTFGSMAVDATVPTVDSAPAGHAGAADQADPDGAWRRRIPTQVSHIARDPLDPAFDDARFVALAHRRHSGIKRVLLDQGVVSGIGNIYADESLWAARLHHDRPADALSRRALTGLLDEVRAVLRRALEDGGTSFDAQYVNVNGQSGYFSQRLAVYGRQGQPCPRCGATIVREAFMNRSSHRCPVCQRRPRSRLG comes from the coding sequence GTGCCCGAACTCCCCGAGGTCGAGGTCGTCCGGGCGGGCCTCGAACCGGCCGTCACGGGCGCCCGCGTGCTCCACGTCCAGGTCGTCGACGAGCGCGCTCTGACGCGACACCGGGGCCCGGCCGAGGACTTCGTCGCCCGCCTGACCGGGCGCACCGTGCAGGCCGCCGTGCGGCGCGGCAAGTTCCTGTGGATGCCGCTCGACGACGTCGGCGCGGGTCCCGAGGCCCTCGTGGCGCACCTCGGCATGAGCGGTCAGATCCTGCTCGGTCGGGACCGCCCGGCCGCTCGGCACCGAAGGGTGGTCCTCGCGGTGCAGCCCGCGGGCCGGACCGCCGACGGCCTCGTCGAGCCGCCGGTCGAGCTCGAGTTCGTCGACCAGCGGACCTTCGGTTCGATGGCGGTCGACGCGACCGTCCCGACCGTCGACAGCGCACCCGCGGGGCACGCGGGTGCCGCCGACCAGGCGGATCCCGACGGGGCGTGGCGACGGCGGATCCCGACGCAGGTGTCGCACATCGCACGGGACCCCCTCGACCCCGCGTTCGACGACGCGCGGTTCGTCGCGCTCGCGCACCGGCGGCACAGCGGCATCAAACGGGTGCTGCTCGACCAGGGTGTGGTCAGCGGGATCGGCAACATCTACGCGGACGAGAGCCTGTGGGCGGCCCGGCTGCACCACGACCGCCCCGCCGACGCATTGAGCCGGCGCGCGCTGACCGGCCTGCTCGACGAGGTGCGCGCGGTGCTCCGCCGGGCGCTCGAGGACGGCGGCACGAGCTTCGACGCCCAGTACGTCAACGTGAACGGGCAGTCCGGGTACTTCTCCCAGCGGCTGGCCGTGTACGGGCGACAAGGTCAGCCGTGCCCCCGCTGCGGGGCGACGATCGTGCGCGAGGCGTTCATGAACCGCTCGAGCCACCGCTGCCCCGTGTGCCAGCGTCGGCCGCGGTCGCGCCTGGGCTAG
- the rnc gene encoding ribonuclease III: MLAVLDVDVDPDLVDLALTHRSFAYEHGGIAHNERLEFLGDSILGQAVTVKLYRDYPDLDEGELAKRRASLVSTVALAEIARIIGLGAFLKLGRGEELTGGRDKSSILADTVEAVIGATYLSAGPDVATALVLRLVEPLLVDPDRFGAAMDPKTSLQELASARSLGNPAYRVTEEGPDHDKTFHATVVLMGEDIASGTGSSKKNAEMAAALGAWTRLSGRGEESVDLLAADGPDAGTGDAR, encoded by the coding sequence CTGCTGGCCGTCCTCGACGTCGACGTCGACCCGGATCTCGTCGATCTGGCGTTGACGCATCGCTCGTTCGCCTACGAGCACGGGGGCATCGCGCACAACGAGCGACTCGAGTTCCTCGGTGACTCGATCCTCGGGCAGGCCGTGACGGTCAAGCTCTACCGCGACTACCCGGATCTGGACGAGGGCGAGCTCGCCAAGCGACGCGCGAGTCTCGTGTCGACCGTCGCCCTCGCCGAGATCGCCCGCATCATCGGCCTCGGCGCCTTCCTCAAGCTCGGTCGCGGCGAGGAGCTCACGGGCGGCCGGGACAAGTCGTCGATCCTGGCCGACACGGTCGAGGCCGTCATCGGCGCGACCTACCTGTCCGCGGGGCCGGACGTCGCCACCGCGCTCGTGCTGCGCCTCGTGGAGCCCCTGCTCGTCGACCCCGACCGCTTCGGCGCGGCGATGGATCCGAAGACGAGCCTGCAGGAACTGGCGTCGGCACGGTCCCTCGGTAACCCCGCGTACCGGGTCACCGAAGAGGGCCCCGACCACGACAAGACCTTCCACGCCACCGTGGTGCTCATGGGCGAGGACATCGCGAGCGGTACCGGATCGAGCAAGAAGAACGCCGAGATGGCCGCGGCGCTCGGCGCGTGGACGCGACTGTCCGGCCGCGGCGAGGAATCGGTCGACCTCCTCGCGGCGGACGGCCCCGACGCCGGCACGGGTGACGCCCGCTAG
- the rpmF gene encoding 50S ribosomal protein L32: MAVPKRKKSRANTHARRSQWKAAPVALVKTVENGKVTYSLPHRAKVVEDSAGTALYMEYKGRKVADV, translated from the coding sequence ATGGCCGTTCCCAAGCGCAAGAAGTCCCGCGCCAACACGCACGCCCGCCGCTCGCAGTGGAAGGCGGCGCCCGTCGCGCTCGTGAAGACCGTCGAGAACGGCAAGGTCACCTACAGCCTCCCGCACCGCGCCAAGGTCGTCGAGGACAGCGCCGGCACCGCGCTCTACATGGAGTACAAGGGCCGCAAGGTCGCCGACGTCTGA
- a CDS encoding DUF177 domain-containing protein: MREHVIDVELAEPFGAGQVAVPVGGALHVEVRLEGLHEGILVSGHADAEAVGECSRCLIDITEPVEVDFTELFAYDASEDSDLQVHDDHVDCEPVIRDAVVLALPFRPVCRPDCPGLDPVTGERLADVGERVTPEVIDPRWSALAALRIDTTDPDGARPDADKEER; this comes from the coding sequence ATGCGCGAGCACGTCATCGACGTCGAGCTCGCGGAACCGTTCGGTGCCGGACAGGTCGCCGTACCAGTCGGTGGGGCGCTCCACGTCGAGGTCCGACTCGAGGGGCTGCACGAGGGGATCCTGGTGTCCGGCCATGCCGACGCCGAGGCCGTCGGCGAGTGCAGCCGCTGTCTGATCGACATCACCGAGCCGGTCGAGGTCGATTTCACCGAGTTGTTCGCGTATGATGCCTCGGAGGATTCTGATCTCCAGGTTCACGATGATCACGTGGATTGTGAACCGGTGATCCGAGACGCGGTGGTGCTCGCACTGCCGTTCCGACCGGTCTGCCGACCGGACTGCCCAGGACTGGACCCGGTGACGGGTGAGCGCCTGGCGGACGTCGGCGAGCGTGTGACCCCTGAGGTCATCGACCCGCGCTGGTCCGCGCTCGCAGCACTCCGAATCGACACCACCGACCCCGACGGCGCTCGTCCTGACGCCGACAAGGAAGAGAGATAA
- the coaD gene encoding pantetheine-phosphate adenylyltransferase, giving the protein MPQIAVVPGSFDPVTVGHLDVIQRAATIFDEVHVLVVHNPDKTSSLFDAAERVRLIDAALDEAGLHDGVRVESWSSGLLVDYCRQVGARVIVKGVRSSADVAYETPMAAVNRDLAGVETVFVVPEPGRSHVSSSLVRQVASLGGDVSPYVPRVVVEALAQ; this is encoded by the coding sequence ATGCCCCAGATCGCCGTCGTCCCCGGCTCGTTCGACCCCGTCACCGTCGGGCACCTCGACGTGATCCAGCGTGCCGCCACGATCTTCGACGAGGTCCACGTCCTCGTCGTGCACAACCCGGACAAGACGAGCAGCCTCTTCGACGCCGCGGAACGGGTCCGGCTCATCGACGCCGCGCTCGACGAGGCCGGGTTGCACGACGGCGTCCGGGTGGAGTCGTGGTCCTCCGGTCTGCTCGTGGACTACTGCCGGCAGGTCGGTGCGCGCGTGATCGTCAAGGGGGTGCGGTCGAGCGCGGACGTCGCGTACGAGACACCGATGGCGGCCGTGAACCGCGACCTCGCGGGCGTCGAGACCGTGTTCGTCGTCCCCGAGCCCGGTCGCTCGCACGTGTCGAGTTCGCTCGTCCGGCAGGTCGCGTCGCTCGGTGGGGACGTCTCGCCCTACGTGCCGCGGGTCGTGGTGGAGGCCCTGGCCCAGTGA